In one window of Nitrospinota bacterium DNA:
- a CDS encoding flagellar protein FlgN, giving the protein MNRLFFDLLDLLKQETEQYRKLLDLLRRERNAMIRLSLEEIEGCYKLKETIILKLRIMEESRLALIDKIAGHLKISKEGITLLKISDIVKSPFSEEFKRCRKNLSSLIHDIAQMNWKNKAFIEDSLECINGHLTLLNDLINPNPVYLPSGKFNRENHFSNKILSKEA; this is encoded by the coding sequence TTGAATCGACTATTTTTTGATTTATTAGATCTTCTAAAACAAGAAACGGAGCAATATAGAAAGTTACTTGACCTTCTCCGAAGAGAAAGGAATGCGATGATACGTTTATCTCTAGAAGAGATCGAAGGATGCTATAAGTTGAAAGAGACGATTATATTAAAACTTAGAATTATGGAAGAATCGAGACTCGCATTAATTGATAAGATTGCAGGCCACCTAAAAATTTCAAAAGAAGGAATAACCCTCTTAAAAATATCTGATATTGTAAAGTCTCCTTTTTCAGAAGAGTTCAAAAGATGTCGCAAGAATCTCTCTTCCCTCATTCATGATATAGCTCAAATGAACTGGAAAAACAAGGCGTTCATTGAAGATTCACTCGAGTGTATTAATGGACATTTAACGTTACTCAATGATCTTATAAACCCAAACCCTGTATATCTTCCTTCAGGAAAATTTAATAGGGAAAACCATTTTAGTAATAAGATTCTTAGTAAAGAGGCATAG
- a CDS encoding 6-hydroxymethylpterin diphosphokinase MptE-like protein — VDLIVGEHVTEIIPKLVNRFSEIKTENVQVVAHSQSHQLHPEYKDIVGGVVKSIKIVQSNTETRFKYGLKWYGNSFSNILSLKKLSGVESLFNKFKGIPAIIISSGPSLDKNIKYLKNIKKGAAILISVDTGLKCLLSHNIKPDFVTSIDCQGITKIFFTETDLNDIYLISPFRIPPSVIKQFNGRTIFCDDKELNLWKEFRKYMGNLGDVNIGGTVAIFTFDLVRKLGCQPIIFLGQDLSFPQDRYYALGSYKDDSWIEEIGKTLTIEAKHKELINKMDIINSKNIFNSTIKTSKTMLNWLTWFEVEIRKTKAKCINASEEGIFQKDMIILPFKEVYFRYIKDQNSRNRDWKKIILDIPSIDLTGLDKDLMPVSYKLEKIIQICEEITDKCCLLLKALSSQNNNELNMIHEKIKELCKRLGKEENFSNHFRLIYLIFRRNFNLDYKNKMHGDPRYRYISSIELEARSILEACKFIRAKLIKEKRDYKQKEFFGTVS; from the coding sequence ATGTTGATTTAATAGTAGGAGAGCATGTCACAGAGATCATCCCAAAACTCGTCAATAGATTTTCTGAGATTAAGACAGAAAATGTCCAGGTAGTTGCCCACTCTCAATCTCATCAACTTCATCCTGAGTATAAAGATATCGTCGGAGGAGTTGTTAAATCAATAAAAATAGTTCAATCCAATACTGAAACCAGATTTAAATACGGATTGAAATGGTATGGAAATTCTTTTTCTAATATATTAAGTCTAAAAAAGCTTTCAGGAGTAGAAAGTCTTTTCAATAAATTCAAAGGTATACCCGCAATCATTATCTCTTCTGGGCCCTCTCTGGATAAAAACATCAAATATCTAAAAAATATTAAAAAGGGAGCAGCAATATTGATCTCGGTAGATACCGGCTTAAAATGTCTCCTTTCCCATAATATAAAGCCGGACTTTGTAACCTCCATCGACTGTCAAGGCATCACAAAAATTTTTTTTACAGAGACTGATCTCAATGATATCTATCTCATATCTCCTTTTAGAATACCCCCTTCAGTAATTAAACAGTTTAATGGAAGAACGATCTTCTGTGATGATAAGGAGCTTAATCTATGGAAGGAGTTTAGAAAATACATGGGGAATCTTGGTGATGTCAACATAGGGGGGACAGTAGCTATATTTACTTTTGACCTTGTCAGGAAATTAGGATGCCAGCCTATTATATTCTTAGGTCAGGATCTATCATTTCCTCAAGACAGATACTATGCATTAGGTAGTTATAAAGATGATTCGTGGATTGAGGAAATCGGCAAAACGCTAACCATTGAAGCCAAGCACAAAGAACTTATAAATAAAATGGATATAATCAATTCAAAAAATATTTTTAATAGCACAATTAAGACATCAAAAACTATGCTCAACTGGTTAACATGGTTTGAAGTAGAAATTAGAAAGACAAAGGCGAAGTGTATAAATGCTTCTGAAGAAGGTATTTTTCAAAAGGACATGATAATATTGCCTTTTAAAGAAGTATATTTTCGATACATTAAAGATCAGAACAGTCGAAACAGAGATTGGAAAAAGATAATATTGGATATTCCGAGTATCGATTTAACTGGTTTAGACAAGGATCTCATGCCTGTAAGTTATAAATTAGAAAAAATAATTCAAATATGTGAAGAAATAACTGATAAGTGCTGCCTGCTTCTAAAGGCCTTATCATCTCAAAATAATAACGAATTAAATATGATTCATGAAAAAATAAAAGAGTTATGTAAGAGGCTTGGTAAAGAAGAAAATTTCTCTAACCACTTTAGACTTATCTATTTGATATTTAGAAGAAATTTCAATTTAGATTATAAAAATAAGATGCATGGAGATCCAAGGTATCGATATATATCAAGCATTGAGCTGGAAGCTAGAAGTATATTAGAAGCGTGTAAATTTATCAGAGCCAAATTAATAAAAGAGAAAAGAGATTATAAACAAAAAGAATTTTTTGGGACTGTCAGCTAG
- the fliW gene encoding flagellar assembly protein FliW yields MIVKTARFGDIEIEEEKIIKMPEGILGFPNQKRFFIMNHKDTPLKWLQSLDDPSLAFVIMNPIIFEPNYHINIPKSEVACLDIFDEKDSLVMVIISIPKDPSKMTANLQGPLVINTKKMLAKQLILSDGKYTTRHYIFPQLKKNVASDNR; encoded by the coding sequence ATGATTGTTAAGACAGCAAGATTTGGTGATATAGAAATAGAAGAAGAAAAAATAATTAAGATGCCTGAAGGCATTCTTGGTTTTCCTAATCAAAAGAGATTCTTTATCATGAACCATAAAGATACCCCTTTAAAATGGTTGCAGTCTCTTGATGATCCCAGTCTAGCCTTTGTTATTATGAACCCTATAATATTTGAACCGAATTACCATATTAATATACCGAAAAGTGAAGTGGCCTGTTTGGACATCTTTGATGAGAAAGATTCATTAGTTATGGTTATCATTTCAATTCCTAAAGACCCTTCCAAAATGACTGCAAATTTACAAGGGCCATTAGTTATAAATACGAAAAAAATGTTAGCCAAACAACTTATCCTCTCAGATGGGAAATATACAACACGTCATTATATATTTCCTCAACTTAAAAAGAATGTTGCATCAGATAATCGATAA
- the csrA gene encoding carbon storage regulator CsrA, translated as MLVLTRKLEESIIIGEEIKITVLEIKGCQVKIGIEAPPETIVHREEVFERIKDENILAASLTPNNFNILSRLLKRK; from the coding sequence ATGTTAGTTTTAACAAGGAAGTTAGAAGAAAGCATTATAATTGGTGAAGAAATAAAGATCACCGTACTAGAGATTAAAGGATGTCAGGTTAAAATAGGTATTGAAGCACCACCAGAGACGATTGTCCATAGAGAAGAGGTATTTGAGAGGATAAAGGATGAAAATATCCTTGCAGCCTCTCTAACACCAAATAATTTTAATATATTATCTCGATTATTAAAAAGAAAGTAA
- the flgK gene encoding flagellar hook-associated protein FlgK: MSGIFNIFNIAREALYANQAGIQVTGNNIANVNTPGYARQRVVLEQAAPVTTGYGLIGSGVRIEGVTNIRDAYLDNQILKQRQTLGQYTALNDMMEQIELIFNESVGLGMSETISNFFNAFSDLANNPQGIPERESVKQMGLSLVSNFSQTDANLRQLRSDCNDRIRAEVLEINEIIDEIAELNGLINSTEATGDRANDYRDQRAVLLDKLAEKIDINFLENEDNQAFVFLSTGKSLVVGSDSYNLRVVTNANNSGYYDVELDIGSGTYGNITSEISDGKLAGLIEMRDTYVVNTMDKLDQLAAAIINEVNILHTMGYGLDASTGINFFDPLSSTVQEDSYNTGSGVISSVSIDQSTINRDNFEIRFTDSSTFTIYNVTDGVAVSTGNSYVSGNNITFEGITVSISGSIASGDVFILRSASNAARDISINSTITNNVEKIAAAQDSSSLPGDNTNALAIAALQDTLTLSNDTSTFEDYMASIVSDIGIQASTTSFSKEQKEAMVIQLENRREQISGVSLDEEAINLIKFQSGYEAAAKLIVTVDEMLDILVNLVR, translated from the coding sequence ATGTCAGGAATATTTAATATCTTTAATATTGCTAGAGAAGCACTTTACGCAAATCAAGCAGGAATACAGGTAACAGGAAATAATATAGCTAATGTCAATACACCCGGTTATGCTCGCCAAAGGGTTGTTCTTGAACAAGCCGCTCCGGTAACCACAGGTTATGGACTCATAGGTTCAGGTGTAAGAATAGAAGGTGTAACCAATATAAGAGATGCCTATCTTGACAATCAAATATTGAAACAGAGGCAGACCCTTGGGCAATATACAGCCCTAAATGACATGATGGAACAGATAGAGCTCATATTTAATGAGTCGGTGGGCTTAGGGATGAGTGAAACGATAAGTAATTTTTTTAATGCATTTTCTGATCTTGCCAACAATCCACAGGGAATTCCAGAAAGGGAAAGCGTTAAACAGATGGGTTTATCTCTTGTTTCAAACTTTTCTCAGACGGATGCGAATCTAAGACAACTCAGAAGTGATTGTAATGACAGAATTAGGGCTGAAGTTCTTGAGATAAATGAAATCATAGATGAGATTGCTGAACTTAATGGCTTAATCAATAGTACTGAGGCTACTGGGGATAGAGCCAATGATTATAGAGATCAGAGGGCTGTGCTTTTAGACAAATTGGCTGAAAAGATTGATATAAATTTTTTAGAAAATGAAGATAACCAAGCCTTTGTTTTTCTGAGTACTGGAAAATCTCTTGTTGTCGGCTCAGATTCATATAATTTAAGAGTGGTGACCAATGCAAATAATTCGGGCTATTATGATGTCGAGCTCGATATAGGGAGTGGAACTTATGGAAACATAACCAGCGAAATATCAGATGGTAAACTAGCAGGATTGATAGAAATGAGAGATACATATGTAGTCAATACGATGGATAAGCTTGATCAATTGGCTGCTGCTATTATTAACGAGGTCAATATTTTACATACTATGGGATATGGATTAGATGCTTCTACCGGTATCAATTTCTTTGACCCTCTTAGCTCAACGGTTCAAGAGGATTCTTATAATACAGGTTCTGGTGTTATATCTTCTGTTTCAATCGATCAATCTACAATAAATCGAGATAACTTTGAGATCCGATTTACAGATTCGAGCACCTTTACAATTTATAATGTAACTGATGGAGTAGCGGTTTCGACTGGAAATTCTTATGTATCTGGAAATAATATAACTTTTGAGGGAATTACTGTAAGCATATCTGGAAGTATTGCTAGTGGAGATGTATTTATTTTAAGGAGCGCCAGTAATGCTGCTCGAGATATTTCCATAAACAGTACAATCACAAATAATGTAGAAAAGATAGCGGCTGCCCAGGATAGCTCGAGCCTGCCTGGTGATAATACAAATGCCCTAGCCATCGCTGCCCTTCAAGATACATTAACGTTATCAAATGACACGAGTACTTTTGAAGATTATATGGCGTCTATTGTTTCTGACATTGGTATTCAGGCCTCGACAACATCCTTTAGTAAAGAACAAAAGGAGGCTATGGTTATCCAACTGGAAAATCGCCGGGAGCAGATATCGGGTGTTTCGCTTGATGAGGAGGCAATCAATCTTATCAAATTTCAGAGTGGATATGAAGCCGCAGCCAAGCTTATCGTAACGGTAGACGAAATGTTAGATATTTTGGTTAATCTGGTAAGATAG
- the flgL gene encoding flagellar hook-associated protein FlgL has protein sequence MRVTNNLILNTILKNLNDNVVRLSKLQEQLSTGKRINKPSDDPVGMTEVLNYRSILSATDQYMRNINRANSNLGITDQALNSIDNIIIRAKEIAVAQSSGTATQQTRASSAVEVENLFKEAIQIGNTKIGNTYIFAGYKTDTVPFSSGGIYFGDSGTRQIEVGSNATVTMNVVGSEFLTKDLNPDINGDTALSDLNRGDGVNNGSFTIIDREGNSDTVTFADTSTMDINDVINNINGLAGVNVTATINSQGTGILLTDSSSSPIRRLEVQEVGSGQVAKDLGILGYGSGTTLNGDDLDPELSASTPLSLLKGGDGLTLTSIHIENGSLSSDVDLSSATTIGDVINSITSSGTNSSASISFGGTSLDVVSTNSSTTAVVTEVGSGSSAKDLGIQGAHNVLGCLDVLKEALLNNDVNAIQGTLDQLDGALDRVLSVRADVGARVNRLESTLTNFDSFKLNITDLLSKREDADLVDVITQLTSQQDVFRASLSAASQIAGISLLDFLD, from the coding sequence TTGAGAGTAACAAATAATCTTATATTAAATACCATACTAAAGAATTTAAATGATAATGTTGTAAGATTGTCAAAACTTCAAGAGCAGCTTTCAACAGGCAAAAGGATCAATAAACCCTCAGATGACCCTGTTGGCATGACAGAGGTTTTAAATTATCGCTCAATATTGTCAGCTACAGACCAGTACATGCGAAACATAAATAGGGCTAATTCAAACCTAGGAATTACTGACCAGGCTTTGAATAGTATAGATAATATAATCATTAGGGCAAAAGAGATTGCTGTGGCGCAATCTTCAGGTACAGCCACTCAACAGACGAGGGCCTCCTCTGCTGTGGAAGTTGAGAATCTCTTTAAGGAGGCGATACAGATAGGGAATACGAAAATAGGGAATACCTATATATTCGCTGGATATAAAACCGATACTGTTCCTTTTTCTTCCGGAGGTATCTATTTCGGTGATAGCGGAACAAGACAGATTGAGGTAGGAAGTAATGCTACTGTTACCATGAATGTAGTGGGCTCAGAATTTTTAACCAAAGACCTCAATCCAGACATCAATGGGGATACAGCCTTATCTGATTTAAACAGGGGAGATGGGGTTAATAATGGTTCCTTTACGATAATAGACAGGGAAGGGAATTCTGATACGGTTACCTTTGCAGACACATCAACAATGGATATCAATGATGTCATCAATAATATTAATGGTCTGGCTGGTGTGAATGTTACAGCTACAATAAACAGCCAGGGAACAGGAATTCTTCTTACAGATTCAAGCTCTTCCCCCATAAGGAGACTGGAAGTTCAGGAAGTAGGTAGTGGTCAGGTTGCAAAAGACTTAGGGATTTTAGGTTATGGTTCTGGAACGACACTCAACGGTGATGATTTAGATCCTGAGTTATCTGCCTCGACGCCTTTAAGCCTTTTAAAAGGAGGAGATGGTTTAACATTAACATCAATTCATATTGAAAACGGTTCTTTAAGTAGTGATGTCGATCTCAGTTCAGCTACGACGATTGGGGATGTAATTAATTCCATTACTAGTTCAGGAACAAATAGCTCTGCCTCGATTAGTTTTGGAGGAACATCTCTAGATGTTGTTTCCACAAATTCAAGCACTACCGCTGTAGTCACAGAGGTAGGAAGTGGGTCTTCAGCTAAAGATTTAGGTATTCAAGGGGCTCATAATGTTCTTGGATGTCTGGATGTATTAAAAGAAGCCTTATTGAACAATGATGTCAATGCTATTCAAGGGACATTGGATCAACTGGACGGGGCATTGGATAGAGTTTTGAGCGTAAGGGCAGATGTTGGGGCAAGGGTAAACAGATTAGAATCAACCCTTACAAATTTTGACAGCTTTAAACTCAACATTACTGATTTGTTGTCTAAGAGAGAGGATGCTGATCTTGTTGATGTCATTACTCAACTTACATCTCAACAGGATGTGTTCAGGGCTTCTTTAAGTGCAGCGAGCCAAATAGCAGGCATATCTCTCTTGGATTTTTTAGATTAG